A single genomic interval of Myxocyprinus asiaticus isolate MX2 ecotype Aquarium Trade chromosome 19, UBuf_Myxa_2, whole genome shotgun sequence harbors:
- the LOC127409726 gene encoding solute carrier family 25 member 47-A-like isoform X4 — protein sequence MSPGDIVKVRLQCQTERKRSGFNSPKPKYSGPIHCLLTIAKEEGILGLYKGALPLAFRDGPSFATYFLTYNTLCSKLTPPGQKEPELAAVLFAGGVAGIAGWSVGTPMDVIKARLQMDGVREQKRYRGLVHCVTETVRNEGPAVFFKSLGINCLRAFPVNMVVFAVYEITVRILRSASVDQLS from the exons ATGTCACCCGGTGACATCGTGAAAGTTCGTCTGCAGTGTCAGACGGAGCGCAAGAGGAGTGGATTTAATTCTCCCAAACCCAAATACAGTGGTCCGATCCACTGCCTGCTGACCATCGCCAAAGAGGAGGGAATTTTAGGACTTTATAAAGGGGCACTTCCTCTGGCATTCAGGGATGGCCCGTCATTCGCCACGTACTTCCTGACGTACAACACGCTGTGTTCAAAACTAACACCACCAGGACAGAAAGAGCCAG AGTTGGCCGCGGTGCTGTTCGCCGGTGGAGTCGCGGGAATAGCCGGCTGGTCTGTCGGAACGCCGATGGACGTGATTAAAGCTCGTTTACAGATGGACGGAGTGAGAGAGCAGAAGCGATACCGCGGACTCGTTCACTGCGTTACTGAGACTGTGCGTAACGAAGGACCGGCGGTTTTCTTCAAAAGCCTCGGAATAAACTGCCTGCGAGCGTTTCCTGTAAACATGGTCGTGTTCGCTGTGTATGAGATCACTGTTCGTATTCTCAGGTCAGCGTCTGTGGATCAGCTCTCGTGA